The Pelorhabdus rhamnosifermentans genome includes a window with the following:
- a CDS encoding helix-turn-helix domain-containing protein, which produces MAITYKKLWKLLIDRDMSKAELRELSGVGASTFSKMNKNEYVSLEVLVKLCLALNCELGDIVEIVRGD; this is translated from the coding sequence ATGGCTATAACCTATAAAAAACTATGGAAGCTTCTCATTGACCGTGATATGAGTAAAGCAGAATTACGTGAGCTTTCAGGAGTTGGGGCCAGCACATTTTCAAAGATGAATAAAAATGAATACGTGTCCTTGGAAGTATTGGTAAAACTGTGTCTTGCTCTTAATTGCGAATTAGGCGATATAGTAGAAATTGTGCGGGGAGACTAA
- a CDS encoding recombinase family protein, which produces MQIGYIRVSSLDQNTDRQHEILKPYTLEKIFEEKISGKDRNRPALQEMMKFCRDGDTIYIESISRLARNTKDFLNIVEELSAKAVGIVSAKESLDTSTPSGKFMLTVFAALSQLERDTIKQRQKEGIEVARSKGVRFGRPRISVPQTFNHNVREWKAGKITATEAMRRMSLKPGTFYRLVKEMQG; this is translated from the coding sequence ATGCAAATTGGCTATATCAGAGTATCAAGCCTCGACCAAAATACCGACCGCCAGCATGAAATACTCAAACCATATACTCTTGAAAAAATCTTCGAAGAAAAAATCAGCGGCAAAGACAGAAACAGACCAGCACTTCAAGAAATGATGAAATTCTGTCGAGATGGAGATACCATTTATATAGAATCAATCAGCCGTCTTGCCCGCAATACCAAAGACTTTCTCAACATTGTAGAGGAGCTATCTGCAAAAGCAGTCGGCATCGTCTCAGCCAAAGAAAGCCTCGACACATCAACGCCTTCTGGAAAATTTATGTTGACCGTTTTTGCCGCTCTCTCTCAACTTGAGCGCGACACCATTAAACAACGCCAAAAGGAAGGAATTGAGGTAGCACGCAGTAAAGGCGTTCGCTTTGGTCGCCCACGTATTTCCGTTCCGCAAACTTTCAACCATAATGTAAGAGAATGGAAGGCTGGCAAGATAACGGCTACAGAAGCCATGAGAAGAATGTCTCTCAAACCAGGAACATTCTATCGTTTAGTAAAAGAAATGCAGGGGTAA
- the tadA gene encoding tRNA adenosine(34) deaminase TadA, which translates to MENKDDFYMGLAIEQAKQAGEIGEVPIGAVIIMQDEMIAAAYNRRETWHDATAHAEVIAIREACAKLGCWRLTGATLYVTIEPCPMCAGALVMSRIDRLVYGSADYKAGAVESLFNIVQHKSLNHQLFVTAGVRSDECSTLMKDFFRQRRK; encoded by the coding sequence ATGGAAAATAAAGATGATTTTTATATGGGTTTGGCAATAGAGCAAGCAAAGCAGGCTGGCGAAATCGGTGAAGTGCCGATTGGTGCTGTCATTATTATGCAGGATGAAATGATTGCTGCTGCTTATAATCGTCGTGAAACATGGCATGATGCGACAGCTCATGCTGAAGTTATTGCCATACGTGAGGCTTGTGCCAAATTAGGCTGCTGGCGTTTGACGGGTGCAACACTTTATGTTACTATAGAACCGTGTCCTATGTGCGCGGGCGCCTTGGTCATGAGTCGTATTGACCGTTTAGTATATGGTAGTGCCGACTATAAAGCAGGTGCTGTAGAATCATTATTTAATATTGTGCAGCATAAATCATTAAATCACCAATTGTTTGTTACAGCAGGTGTAAGGTCTGATGAGTGCAGTACATTGATGAAAGATTTTTTTCGGCAACGTCGTAAATAA
- a CDS encoding DUF362 domain-containing protein, which produces MEKSKVYFTNLRTTSSMNLLQKLNRLVKKAGIEQIDFKDRIAAIKIHFGEPGNLAYLRPNYAKVVVDIVKELGGKVFLTDCNTLYVGRRKDALEHLDAAYENGYNPFTTGCQIIIGDGLKGTDEAYVPVPCGEYVKEAKIGRAVMDADIVISLTHFKGHELTGFGGALKNIGMGCGSRAGKMEMHSEGKPRVGKKVCVGCGTCIKICAQSAITVTDKKATIDHTKCVGCGRCIGVCPVNAIIPAWDESNDIVNKKIAEYSWAVLNNRPHFHISLIVDVAPFCDCHAENDVPIIPDIGMLASFDPVALDMACVDLANKAPVISNSYLAEQLTKAVDHPEHDHFCATHPETNWKVCLDHAEKIGLGTKNYELIEM; this is translated from the coding sequence ATGGAAAAATCAAAAGTTTATTTTACTAATTTACGGACAACTTCCAGTATGAATTTACTACAGAAGTTAAATAGGCTGGTTAAAAAGGCAGGGATTGAGCAGATTGATTTTAAGGACAGAATAGCGGCCATTAAAATTCATTTTGGTGAACCCGGTAATCTTGCTTATCTCAGACCCAATTACGCTAAAGTAGTTGTAGATATAGTCAAGGAATTGGGTGGTAAGGTATTTCTTACTGACTGCAACACTTTGTATGTCGGTCGACGTAAGGATGCATTAGAACACCTAGATGCCGCTTATGAAAATGGCTATAATCCATTTACTACAGGTTGCCAGATTATTATTGGTGACGGTTTAAAGGGAACAGATGAGGCTTATGTTCCTGTGCCTTGTGGAGAATATGTAAAAGAAGCTAAAATTGGGCGTGCCGTGATGGATGCTGATATTGTTATTAGTTTGACACATTTTAAAGGCCACGAACTGACTGGCTTCGGGGGTGCCTTGAAAAATATTGGCATGGGTTGTGGTTCTAGAGCTGGAAAAATGGAAATGCATAGTGAAGGCAAGCCGCGCGTAGGCAAAAAAGTGTGTGTCGGCTGTGGGACTTGTATTAAGATTTGTGCACAAAGTGCTATTACTGTGACAGATAAGAAGGCTACGATTGATCATACGAAATGTGTCGGCTGCGGCCGTTGTATTGGTGTATGTCCTGTCAATGCCATTATTCCGGCTTGGGATGAGTCGAATGACATTGTCAATAAAAAAATAGCCGAGTATTCTTGGGCAGTGCTAAATAATCGACCGCATTTTCACATTAGTCTCATTGTTGATGTAGCACCGTTTTGCGACTGTCACGCTGAAAATGATGTTCCTATCATTCCTGATATAGGTATGCTGGCATCTTTTGATCCCGTTGCGTTGGATATGGCTTGTGTTGATCTGGCCAACAAGGCGCCGGTTATTTCCAACAGTTATTTAGCCGAACAGCTTACAAAAGCTGTTGATCATCCTGAGCACGATCATTTTTGTGCGACCCACCCGGAAACCAATTGGAAAGTCTGCTTAGATCATGCTGAAAAAATTGGTCTTGGTACCAAAAACTATGAGTTAATTGAAATGTAA
- a CDS encoding LysR family transcriptional regulator, with product MEIRQLEYFQMVSRLHSITKAARHLHVSQPSVTVSIRKLEEELGITLFDRNQKQFTLTAEGQIYLQRVDDILTRLHDSILEMKDYRTLQQGSIRIGITPTVGAALFPYIFTKFQQAYPQVKMTVVEQGSLAVRNQLENGNLDVGILILSNMPPRLETACIMTGQILVCLPTNHSLEKQSTISFSKLSKERFILFKEDTYSRQLILEQCLKHQFTPQIIFSSSQIETILGLVEQGAGISFLLDTIVEKKLNILSRPLTEPLLIRAGIAWNSERYLSNASKAFIDFTTTFTKSK from the coding sequence ATGGAAATTCGACAGTTAGAATATTTCCAAATGGTCAGTCGCTTGCACAGTATCACCAAAGCCGCCCGTCACTTACATGTTTCACAGCCGTCTGTTACGGTCTCTATTCGAAAGCTTGAGGAAGAACTGGGTATTACACTATTTGATCGCAACCAGAAACAATTTACCTTAACAGCAGAAGGGCAGATTTATTTACAGCGCGTAGATGATATTCTGACCCGTTTGCATGACTCTATATTAGAAATGAAAGATTATCGAACTCTTCAACAGGGATCGATTCGCATTGGCATTACCCCAACGGTGGGTGCAGCCTTATTTCCTTACATCTTTACAAAATTTCAACAAGCCTATCCCCAGGTAAAAATGACAGTTGTCGAACAAGGTTCGTTAGCTGTTCGAAACCAACTAGAAAATGGAAACCTTGATGTGGGCATTCTGATTTTATCAAATATGCCACCTCGTTTAGAGACAGCATGTATTATGACAGGTCAAATTCTGGTTTGTTTGCCAACCAACCATTCGCTTGAAAAACAATCTACTATCTCCTTTTCGAAGTTGAGCAAAGAACGCTTTATTTTATTTAAAGAAGACACTTATAGTCGTCAACTCATTTTAGAACAATGCTTAAAACATCAATTTACCCCGCAAATTATCTTTTCTTCCAGTCAAATCGAAACTATTCTGGGTCTGGTGGAACAAGGAGCAGGCATATCTTTTCTCCTTGATACAATTGTTGAAAAAAAATTAAACATATTGAGCCGTCCATTGACTGAGCCACTGCTTATCCGCGCCGGCATCGCCTGGAACAGTGAAAGATATCTGTCAAACGCTTCAAAAGCTTTTATTGATTTCACCACAACATTTACTAAAAGCAAATAA
- a CDS encoding nitroreductase family protein has translation MDKSFFSAVKDRRTFYGISKGFVVSDERIQQIVEEAVKYTPSAFNSQSARVVVLLGDQHDKLWTATNNELRKIVPAENFASTEGKLNSFRSGYGSILFFEDSAVVENLEKQFPLYKNNFPIWSNQSSGMLQFVVWSALELEGFGVSLQHYNPLIDEAVKETWNIPEQWKLIAQMPFGKPIAAPEAKKFQVLKEHIRIYK, from the coding sequence ATGGATAAATCATTTTTTAGTGCCGTGAAGGATAGAAGAACCTTTTATGGCATCAGTAAAGGTTTTGTTGTTTCAGATGAGCGTATTCAACAGATTGTGGAAGAGGCAGTGAAGTATACGCCATCAGCATTCAATTCTCAAAGTGCTAGAGTCGTGGTTCTGCTTGGAGACCAACATGATAAGTTATGGACAGCAACAAATAATGAGCTAAGGAAAATAGTTCCGGCTGAAAATTTTGCATCAACAGAAGGAAAGCTGAACTCTTTCCGCAGCGGTTATGGATCGATTCTTTTTTTTGAGGATTCAGCTGTCGTGGAAAATCTTGAAAAACAGTTTCCTCTTTATAAAAACAACTTTCCTATATGGTCTAATCAATCATCAGGTATGCTCCAATTCGTTGTATGGTCAGCTTTGGAACTAGAAGGTTTCGGTGTATCGTTGCAACATTATAATCCGCTTATTGATGAAGCAGTTAAGGAAACTTGGAATATTCCTGAACAATGGAAATTAATTGCGCAAATGCCTTTCGGTAAGCCAATAGCAGCACCGGAGGCCAAAAAATTCCAAGTGCTAAAGGAACACATCCGCATCTATAAATGA
- a CDS encoding bacteriohemerythrin, whose amino-acid sequence MILWKDEYGTGIQSIDEQHQKLFEIANRIYTLLKNDLITDKYHSIVEIINELQDYTHYHFQAEEKYMQSIGYAKFLSQKVAHHDFLEKMDEIDLTKIDDGQNQYLIGILNFVTDWLVEHIIKEDKLIASK is encoded by the coding sequence ATGATCTTATGGAAAGATGAATATGGCACGGGAATACAATCCATTGATGAACAGCATCAAAAGCTATTTGAAATAGCGAACAGAATATATACTCTGTTAAAAAATGATTTAATCACAGATAAGTATCATAGCATTGTCGAAATTATTAACGAATTACAGGATTATACTCATTATCATTTTCAAGCGGAAGAAAAGTATATGCAAAGTATTGGCTACGCAAAATTTCTATCGCAAAAAGTTGCTCACCATGATTTCTTAGAAAAAATGGATGAAATTGACCTGACTAAAATTGATGACGGCCAAAACCAGTACCTCATCGGCATATTGAATTTCGTAACAGATTGGCTTGTGGAGCATATTATCAAAGAAGACAAATTAATTGCGTCAAAATAA
- a CDS encoding cellulose biosynthesis cyclic di-GMP-binding regulatory protein BcsB, whose amino-acid sequence MRNLTKFILLIYLFSLPLATIEAAAYTVPLSVLGYSQDLTIKGSNTATSVFFPLPKASFQAGSNINLYLEPSPYLNDGSTFSIALNDQTAVNLTAGQLKKNSQIQLPIPASAVTAQGVNVTIHTGMFASDDLCADYRKGYLFYTLRQQSNMTMNVIPPSPQTIPDFFAGLYQGLAIVLPQSPSKEEVNAAIWLFGVLQKSYSYQNMKIVIGESQGLPPNTPQLLVAERSHLPQNVQKPVENLYLSAPDKLIVTASSGAELLQVTRQLLTMPAYAALPVAQSTIQSSSQGSALLQDRIYFGNSTVQEGISNIVMDFPLYPGQLTTIPKSLGLHLEGRYSPSTTAGKPTRLDVFFNRNLIHSSVLDDSGVLAKDINLPDNLNLKARNALSVKVSYSENICDVRGTAENAQILPSSYYTGIRSLVGERLTWDSAGLVFNRTGILFLEDNPSTEAIKAAAQAICFLNSQLPPHEFAWPEIRFTSEYEKSLTADYLVLVGSESLPAELTKGLPIQAGQTATVYQGNGQTSQFTYQAGTDAVIGQIGQYQGIPLLAFQSVQSPQKLSEAIYYLTKSLVNLTATGNLYIYSDKPIFLSTLSPSIPEKIGVTRFLSIPWNLLEQAYHLAGSYYRFLFLAILIIVAFVAFRWFIHCGGKGKH is encoded by the coding sequence ATGCGAAATCTTACAAAGTTTATACTATTGATCTATCTATTTTCATTACCGCTTGCAACGATTGAAGCTGCCGCGTATACAGTGCCTTTGTCTGTGTTAGGCTATTCCCAGGATCTTACTATCAAGGGTTCTAATACGGCTACTTCAGTCTTTTTTCCGTTGCCTAAAGCCAGTTTCCAGGCTGGTAGCAACATTAATCTATATCTGGAACCTTCTCCTTATCTCAATGATGGCAGCACTTTCTCGATTGCCTTAAATGATCAGACAGCTGTCAATCTTACTGCTGGTCAATTGAAAAAAAATTCTCAAATACAACTGCCTATACCAGCGAGTGCTGTAACTGCTCAGGGTGTTAATGTAACCATTCATACGGGCATGTTCGCGAGCGATGATCTTTGTGCGGACTATCGTAAAGGCTATTTGTTCTATACGTTACGTCAGCAATCGAATATGACAATGAATGTTATTCCACCATCGCCTCAAACGATTCCTGATTTTTTTGCCGGGCTATATCAAGGATTGGCAATTGTTTTACCTCAGTCACCTAGTAAAGAGGAAGTCAATGCCGCAATTTGGTTATTTGGTGTCTTACAAAAATCCTACTCCTACCAAAATATGAAGATCGTCATTGGTGAATCCCAGGGATTGCCGCCTAACACACCACAGCTTTTGGTGGCGGAGCGTAGTCATTTGCCGCAAAATGTGCAAAAACCAGTAGAAAATTTGTATTTGTCAGCTCCAGATAAACTAATAGTTACAGCAAGCAGTGGTGCAGAACTATTACAAGTTACCCGCCAGTTATTGACTATGCCTGCCTATGCCGCTTTGCCTGTTGCACAGTCGACCATTCAGAGCAGCAGTCAGGGTTCTGCTTTGTTGCAAGATCGCATCTATTTTGGCAATAGCACAGTTCAAGAAGGTATTTCAAATATAGTGATGGATTTTCCGCTCTATCCCGGACAATTAACTACCATACCGAAAAGTTTAGGCCTTCATTTGGAAGGACGTTATAGTCCATCTACAACGGCTGGGAAACCAACACGGTTAGATGTCTTTTTTAATCGTAATTTAATTCATAGTTCTGTTTTAGATGATTCCGGCGTACTCGCGAAAGATATTAATTTGCCTGATAATTTAAATCTTAAAGCCCGCAATGCCTTGTCAGTAAAAGTATCCTATTCTGAAAATATCTGTGATGTACGAGGAACTGCGGAAAATGCTCAAATACTTCCATCCAGTTATTATACAGGAATACGTTCTTTAGTCGGCGAACGTTTGACATGGGACAGTGCTGGACTTGTATTTAATCGAACGGGTATTCTTTTTTTGGAAGATAATCCTTCGACTGAAGCAATCAAAGCGGCTGCTCAAGCTATTTGTTTTTTGAATAGCCAGCTTCCACCGCATGAATTTGCTTGGCCGGAAATTCGATTTACATCAGAGTATGAAAAATCATTGACTGCCGATTATCTTGTGTTGGTAGGAAGTGAATCATTACCAGCAGAACTGACAAAAGGACTGCCCATTCAAGCAGGACAAACGGCGACTGTCTATCAGGGAAACGGACAGACAAGTCAATTTACCTATCAGGCAGGGACGGATGCTGTCATAGGTCAGATTGGACAGTATCAGGGTATTCCCTTATTGGCTTTTCAAAGTGTTCAATCACCCCAAAAATTGTCGGAAGCCATTTACTATTTGACAAAGTCATTGGTGAATTTAACTGCCACAGGCAATTTATACATTTATAGCGATAAGCCGATATTTTTGTCTACCTTGTCACCTAGTATTCCTGAAAAAATAGGTGTTACTCGTTTTCTGAGTATCCCTTGGAATCTTTTGGAACAAGCCTATCATTTAGCTGGCAGCTATTATCGATTCCTGTTCCTGGCAATTCTCATTATCGTGGCATTTGTCGCCTTTCGTTGGTTTATTCATTGCGGTGGCAAGGGAAAACATTGA
- the pgaD gene encoding poly-beta-1,6-N-acetyl-D-glucosamine biosynthesis protein PgaD encodes MTREMSVSTRRRRRSSGSAFKIKLLLGVGFVAVAFYILTADFSHLDRYWLPWVAGMTIASYLLVILWEFARIMQALMRSVPVFHLPRIRLNSIISPSSSLLINRPRLKGFAQYSLEFFLSLSAWSIFLYFFQPLFTTLLWLVTGQWLWWFAFSAEAIYGTLHMLFYAGIFSVFIFLILFGWAKWNIHHYGGLDRRKFRPPVRDAEVAVHFHISVQEVQAAQQAKIALVNPLPEGPVFTVQMKKH; translated from the coding sequence TTGACGAGGGAAATGTCTGTTTCAACCAGACGTCGGCGACGTTCTTCTGGCAGTGCTTTTAAAATCAAGCTGCTATTGGGCGTGGGGTTTGTAGCTGTAGCTTTCTATATTCTTACTGCTGATTTCAGTCATTTAGATCGCTATTGGCTGCCTTGGGTTGCTGGGATGACAATAGCTAGCTATTTATTAGTTATTCTGTGGGAATTTGCTCGAATCATGCAAGCCCTGATGCGTTCTGTGCCAGTTTTCCACTTACCACGCATCCGTCTAAATTCTATTATCTCCCCTAGTAGTAGCTTATTAATCAACCGACCGAGATTGAAGGGCTTTGCTCAATATTCGCTGGAATTTTTTCTTTCTTTATCAGCTTGGTCCATTTTTCTTTATTTTTTTCAGCCGTTGTTTACAACCTTACTCTGGTTGGTCACAGGTCAATGGTTGTGGTGGTTTGCTTTTTCCGCAGAGGCTATTTATGGCACATTACATATGCTATTTTATGCCGGTATTTTTAGTGTCTTCATTTTTTTAATACTATTCGGCTGGGCAAAGTGGAATATTCATCATTATGGCGGACTGGATCGCCGTAAATTTCGTCCGCCTGTCCGGGATGCTGAGGTTGCCGTGCATTTTCATATTTCCGTACAGGAAGTACAAGCGGCGCAACAGGCTAAAATTGCTCTCGTTAATCCACTTCCAGAAGGACCCGTTTTTACGGTACAAATGAAAAAACACTAG
- the pgaC gene encoding poly-beta-1,6-N-acetyl-D-glucosamine synthase, translated as MELLARFIDLTEEFVFYYPLAMSIVWIVGALFFFYRRERRLGTKAPKLTRYPMVSVIVPAHNEQEAIASTIESIMQSDYPNFEVLVVDDGSKDDTPRILRELAVKYDKLRVFILEKNRGKPSALHYGTLASIGEIVMTIDADAYVDVDAMTWLVSHFVTGPRVGAVTGNPRVRNRTSLLAKIQVGEYSSIIGMIKRTQRLLGKVLTVSGVIVAFSKPALYDVGLWDFDMITDDINITWKLEKKFWDIRYEPKALCWILVPESLKGIWNQRVRWAQGGGEVIRRHVGIWTDWRQRRLWPVYMEYVFSVVWAYAYIGLFVLWLVGLVFPIPDSHFRFLPDWKGSLLVFICLLQFGVSLFIDSYYEKGLFRCIFWVIWYPVAYWLITALCTVWATPKALTRKMGGHATWVSPDRGMQQHL; from the coding sequence ATGGAATTATTAGCCCGATTTATTGATTTAACGGAAGAATTTGTGTTTTATTATCCTTTAGCAATGAGTATAGTATGGATTGTTGGCGCACTTTTTTTCTTTTATCGTCGCGAAAGGCGTTTAGGCACCAAAGCGCCTAAGCTAACTCGTTATCCCATGGTATCTGTTATTGTTCCTGCTCATAATGAGCAAGAAGCTATCGCCAGTACAATTGAGAGCATTATGCAGTCCGATTATCCGAACTTTGAAGTGTTAGTCGTGGATGATGGCAGTAAAGATGATACGCCCCGTATTCTTCGCGAACTGGCTGTAAAATATGATAAGCTTCGGGTATTTATTCTGGAGAAAAACAGGGGGAAACCTTCTGCTTTGCACTATGGAACGCTAGCTAGTATTGGTGAGATTGTAATGACAATCGATGCCGATGCCTATGTAGATGTTGATGCTATGACCTGGCTAGTAAGCCATTTTGTTACAGGACCGCGAGTAGGAGCTGTAACAGGCAATCCACGGGTACGGAATCGTACTTCTTTATTAGCAAAAATTCAGGTGGGCGAATATTCTTCTATTATTGGTATGATTAAACGCACGCAGCGATTACTAGGTAAGGTACTGACTGTATCAGGGGTTATTGTGGCTTTTAGCAAACCGGCTCTTTATGATGTGGGATTATGGGATTTTGACATGATTACAGATGATATCAATATTACGTGGAAGCTAGAAAAAAAGTTCTGGGATATTCGTTATGAACCGAAGGCCTTGTGTTGGATTTTGGTGCCTGAATCTTTAAAAGGCATTTGGAATCAGCGGGTGCGCTGGGCTCAGGGTGGCGGCGAGGTTATCCGTCGTCATGTCGGTATCTGGACTGACTGGCGCCAGCGGCGCCTGTGGCCGGTCTATATGGAGTATGTATTTTCCGTTGTGTGGGCCTATGCTTATATTGGTTTGTTTGTTCTTTGGCTAGTTGGTTTGGTTTTCCCAATACCTGACAGTCATTTCCGGTTTTTGCCGGATTGGAAGGGATCTTTGCTTGTTTTCATTTGTTTGTTGCAATTTGGTGTATCCTTATTTATTGATAGTTATTATGAAAAAGGATTGTTCCGATGTATTTTCTGGGTCATTTGGTACCCTGTGGCCTACTGGCTGATTACGGCATTATGTACTGTATGGGCTACGCCTAAGGCTCTCACCCGCAAAATGGGGGGGCATGCAACATGGGTGAGTCCTGACAGAGGGATGCAACAGCATTTATAA
- the pgaB gene encoding poly-beta-1,6-N-acetyl-D-glucosamine N-deacetylase PgaB produces the protein MKEKMVTRRCFLRGVGIGLAALSGLSLQNGYAMTLLAEDESQSLSGKASSKVVILCYHDVGKLKTEYAMTPENLDSHFAYLQAQGYHPISLEQYIAASKGEEGLPDKPVLLSFDDGYRSLYTEIFPLLKKYNYPAMMAIVTSWPDGYTNAELGPIVTWDQLREMDQSGLVALASHSQDSHRYQTINAYGDSNQMLESFSYRNGSYETIMEFKERVSSDFHQSQVAFVKYLGHKVKALVWPFGCYNQFAREIGQQEGFEAFFGLGDGLNKLPGTNSLLNAKRVIVMNNPSVNDFAKILQNAGASFIVNAAQLDIDMIYDADSVQMEQNLNQAINRFGDSKINVVFLQTFSDPDGKGNIESVYFHTDKAPVKADVFGHVASRLGDAGFRVYAWLPTLSNQWLLKEHPEAAVVAEPAKNLGWYKRVTPFSPLISQALSELVGDLMAYSNLDGILFQDDMYLNDFEDYSPAAKKAFLEVTGRELTPETLKDKELCSQWMHMKTDALTNLTLQLIKTAKQYHPSLKTARNLYPSLITESSSQEWFAQNYQDYLRHYDYTVVMAYPYLEKQYDRPIAWLKDLASKALSDKANVKKVVFKLQTYDWNTNKWLSATELRQQQAALRDQGALHFAYYPENIFGEE, from the coding sequence ATGAAAGAAAAAATGGTGACACGGCGCTGTTTTCTTCGGGGAGTAGGGATTGGTTTGGCAGCGTTAAGTGGTCTTTCATTGCAAAACGGCTATGCGATGACGTTATTGGCAGAAGATGAAAGTCAGAGCTTATCTGGTAAAGCTTCTTCTAAAGTCGTCATTCTTTGTTATCACGATGTAGGTAAATTAAAAACGGAGTATGCTATGACTCCCGAAAATTTAGACAGCCATTTTGCTTATTTACAGGCTCAAGGTTATCATCCCATCTCGCTTGAACAGTATATTGCTGCGAGCAAAGGAGAAGAGGGGCTGCCAGATAAGCCGGTATTGCTTTCATTCGATGATGGTTATCGATCTTTGTATACCGAGATCTTTCCATTACTGAAAAAATATAACTATCCGGCCATGATGGCGATTGTTACTAGTTGGCCGGACGGCTATACCAATGCGGAGTTAGGCCCGATCGTAACATGGGATCAGCTGAGGGAAATGGATCAATCAGGCCTCGTAGCTCTTGCTTCTCATTCACAGGATTCACACCGGTATCAAACAATTAATGCTTATGGTGATTCCAATCAGATGCTGGAATCCTTTAGCTACCGAAATGGCAGTTATGAAACAATCATGGAGTTTAAGGAACGAGTGAGTAGTGATTTCCATCAGAGTCAAGTGGCTTTTGTTAAGTATCTGGGGCATAAAGTGAAAGCCTTAGTATGGCCGTTTGGCTGTTATAACCAGTTTGCCCGCGAGATCGGGCAGCAAGAAGGATTTGAAGCATTTTTCGGTTTAGGTGATGGATTGAACAAGTTACCTGGGACTAATTCCTTATTAAATGCCAAGCGAGTCATTGTCATGAATAATCCGTCTGTCAATGACTTTGCTAAAATTTTGCAAAATGCTGGAGCGTCATTTATTGTCAATGCTGCACAGCTAGATATTGATATGATTTATGATGCGGATTCGGTACAGATGGAGCAAAACTTGAATCAGGCCATTAACCGATTTGGTGATTCTAAAATTAATGTAGTTTTTCTTCAAACCTTTAGTGATCCAGATGGTAAGGGCAATATTGAAAGTGTGTATTTTCATACCGATAAAGCACCGGTTAAAGCTGACGTATTCGGTCATGTAGCCAGTCGTCTAGGTGATGCAGGATTTCGCGTTTATGCCTGGCTGCCGACACTTAGCAATCAATGGCTCTTGAAAGAACATCCTGAAGCCGCGGTAGTGGCTGAACCGGCAAAAAATTTAGGCTGGTACAAGCGAGTTACACCGTTTAGTCCACTGATTTCTCAGGCTCTGTCCGAGTTGGTTGGCGATCTCATGGCCTATAGCAATCTTGATGGAATTTTGTTTCAAGATGATATGTATTTAAATGATTTTGAAGATTATTCACCAGCTGCTAAAAAGGCTTTCCTTGAAGTTACAGGACGAGAGTTAACGCCTGAGACACTAAAAGATAAGGAGCTTTGCAGTCAGTGGATGCATATGAAAACAGATGCTCTGACCAATCTGACGCTTCAACTGATCAAGACAGCTAAACAATATCATCCTTCCCTAAAAACAGCGCGCAATCTTTATCCCAGTTTGATTACCGAATCTTCTTCACAGGAGTGGTTTGCCCAAAACTATCAAGACTATTTACGGCACTATGACTATACAGTCGTTATGGCTTATCCTTATTTGGAAAAACAGTATGATCGGCCCATCGCTTGGTTGAAAGATTTGGCAAGTAAGGCCTTGTCTGATAAAGCCAATGTGAAGAAGGTTGTTTTTAAATTACAGACCTATGATTGGAACACGAACAAGTGGTTAAGTGCCACCGAACTGCGGCAACAGCAAGCTGCTTTACGAGACCAAGGGGCGCTTCATTTTGCTTATTATCCGGAAAATATTTTTGGCGAAGAGTAA